Sequence from the Fusarium oxysporum Fo47 chromosome VI, complete sequence genome:
TTCCCGACGAGGAGCCCAAGAAGACCACCGTCCAGGAGCACGAGGATGACTCCAGCGACGACTCCGAGGTCGAGGAGGTCGGCGAGGGCCAGCTCCCCGCTGGTTCTACTGTGATCCACAACCgcaacgagaagaaggctcgCAAGGCCCTCGAGAAGCTGCACCTCACCCGTATCCCTGGCATCACCCGTGTCACTCTCCGCCGACCCAAGAACGTGAGTGCCGATGGATTTTGCAAAGAGATTGGAGGGGTAAAATGAGGTGTTGGTGCTAACCGAAGTGCTACAgatcctcttcgtcatcaacaacccCGAGGTCTACAAGTCTCCCAACAGCAACACCTACATGTAAGTTGCATTGTTGTAAAATGATGGATCTGCCTCTGACCTCAAGCCAGTGTTTTCGGTGAGGCCAAGATTGAGGATGTGAACGCCGCTGCTCaacaagctgctgctgctcagcTCGCCTCCGCCAACGCTGAGGACCACTCTGGCCACAACCACGGTGAGCCCAGCAAGGCTGCCGAGACcgccgaggagaagaaggacaaggaggatgaggaggaggaggaggaggatgacgacgaggaggtCGACGCTTCCGGACTCGAGGATAAGGATATTGAGCTTGTCATGACCCAGGCCAACGTCAGCCGCAACAAGGCCGTCAAGGCGTTGAAGGAGAACGACAACGATATCGTCAATTCCATCATGGCTCTAAGTATCTAAGCATGAGCTTCTGCTGGACGATCATCCGAAAAAGCATGTACATGGGACGAACATTGGGCTCTTGTATTAGTTCTTGGCGAACTGTACCCTGCGGAATGGAGTTGATGCCAAATAACGGAAACAATTGAAGGGGAATAACACCCAAAAATCCGTCAAAGAATGCTGTTGAAATTTTGATCATGCGTGATATTATATTCTTGGACCAATTGTGACTATCTTGATCTTCGTTTTTTGAGCGATGTATCTCATGACTACTTATTCCAGCAATTGCTAATTGCTGTCTACATTGGGTTACCATAATCCAATATGTAGGATTTTCTGGCATCTTGAACTTCATCACTCAATATTCTCTCGCCAATGATCAGCTTTTGAGCTTCAATTTCCTCTCTTCCAGTTGTCCTCACTCATCCTGAGCCGACGTCAATGAGGGGTCCGAAAACGCCGCCCGCCGGATATTTGAGCAGAAGCACGTGACTTCCTAGTGCCCGGTAGTTCCCTGAACTTCGGCAAAGTCATCAACAGTCAATCAAGATTATCCTCTCCGCTCTCTCGACATCGTAACCTTCCTCAAAATGGCGACTGTAAGTTCAATTCATCAATTGGCGCGTGTGACTGATCGCAGGTGCTGTCGAAATTTTCCCCCGGTCCCGATCGTGCGCCTCTACGTCCTAGGATGCCTTGAGCTAATTTTCCCCTTCTCCGACAGCGAAGCGCAGCTCTCAAGCTTGACTGGACCAAGGTCACCAGCTCCCTCGGTCTCCGTGGCCAGACCGTTGCCTCCCTACAGGCCTTCAAGAAGCGCAACGAGGACGTCCGCCGCAAGGTTCAGCAGCTCCAGGAGCAGCCCACCACCGTCGATTTCTCCCAGTACCGATCCGTCCTCAAGAACCAGGCTATCATCGATGAGATCGAGAAGCGATTCAGCGCCTTCAAGCCTGTCACCTACGATGTCAGCCGACAACTGAAGGCCATCGACGCTTTTGAGGCCGAGGCTGTCAAGAACGCCGAGGCTACCAAGGAGGCCGTTgaccttgagctcaaggatCTTGCCGCTACTCTCAAGAACATTGAGGAGGCCCGACCATTCGAGGAACTCACTGTCGTACGTACCACCGAAGCTGAGACCATTGGGTCGATTCTCACAAGTTATAGGACGAGGTTGCCGCTGCCGAGAAGTCTATCGACGAGAAGACTGCTCAGCTCGTTTCCAAGGGCCGATGGATGGTGCCAGGATACAAGGTATGTTGTCCGATTGACGGAGGAGATGACAGCACTAACACCCACTGCAGGAGAAGTTTGGCGACTTGGCTGTGGTTTAAACGAATCGCGATATACCTTTTCCGGCTTCGCGTTGTGTACTCTAGCATTGTAGATACGAGATCCCGAGGGAGAACCCGGCTTGTCTCATACCCAATCCGCTACAATTTTTCCTCTGTGCTTCATAATGAATTCTTATTAGGATATTGAGAATGCGGTTCGATGTGAAGCATAGTGTTCAGGTTCTCAGTTCCCAGACTAACCTTAGACTTCTCAAATTTATGTCTCTTAATTGCCCGTTTCAAACCGAGCATCCTTGGTCTTTGTTCTCGCCACCTTCAGCTGCTGTTTGAGGACTAATTTTGGAATGAATCTTCACTCCTTCGTCGATGTGTGGCCCAACACCTATCGGGTATGAAGACAGTTTTTTCAGGAGGTTGAACAATACGAGGGAGGCATAGGCCGAATTCCGATATACCCAATGCACAGGGCTATTTCTTGATGTACTTAAAGTGAACCGTAATCCAACTGTAAAAGCACACCCCATCCGATCAAGTTCATTCTGTTCGGCAACGTTTCACTCATCTGCATCACTACACATCTCTTTCCATACCCTATATCCGAAGACAACCTGAAActcaagtccaagtcctGTGTCGGACTACATGAAAGGCAATAAACTATCTGGAATATTTGTTGATATTTGAATTCCAGGAGTCGAATTGTGAAGATTGAGCTTTATATGGGTTTGTTATAGGTTAGCTTTTTAGCCGTTGAACTCTATCTTCTTTGTTTAAACCGAAGTTCGGCTATTCCAATCTGAGGGCCCTCCACTCAAAGAATGTTATTGATCAAAACTGCAAGGCTCTAAATCCTCAGACCTAGCTCTGGTCTCATGCAGTATCTTTGCTGGAAGTCCTACAGCAAAATCAGGGTCACGTGTCGGCCTTTAGCCTGAATACCCCGACTTACACGATACGCTATATATCCCTCGTAACGTATGGTCACTATTTGCGAAAACTTCTCGAATCACTGACTTTATCAAAATACAAGATCAACAGCTATCATGGTGTTTCCAGGTCCGGAACTCGAAAGCTATGTCTTTAAGACGGCACCGCAATTAGACGCTGCCTGGCTGGCACATGAAgaagaggtcaagaagaaagGCCCTCCTAGAGTATTCAACAGTGTAGAAGAACGGCAACCGATTTATGCTCAGGAATGCCGCGACTTATATGCTCAAGTTACGGCGCCTGGAACCCGAGATCATGAGCTCTCCCAAGGAGTTACTAAGAAAGAGTTCACTATTCCCTCTTCTGTGGATGGGCACCCAATCCCTGTCCTTCAACTAGACCTTACAGGTACCGAAGCTGAGGAGCCGGAGATTATCGTTATATTTTACCACGGCGGTGGTCTGAGGGTTGGCGAGGCGGATAGCGAAGAACTATCATGCAGACATATTGTCAAGTCAGGCATTGCCAGGATTCGACTTTACTCGGTGGGATATCGCCTATTGCCTCAGAATCCAGCTACCGTGTGTCGTTCTGACAGCTTGGATGGATTTCGAAAATTCCACAATCCAAAGATAAAAACTATTGTTGTCGGAAGCTCGAGTGGTGGACAGATGGCATCTGCGGTGGCGCAAGCAGCTCCTCCAGGTTCCATTCATGGACTTCTACTGAGGTGTCCAGTCACAGGAGACAGAGCCAGTGGCGAGGAATTTGTACCTGAAAAGTTACGTCCATATCACACAAGCGTGTCTCAAACGTTCATCACATCATTGGGCGGATATCTACACCGAAACACACCTAGGGATGGTCTTGAGAAACTCCCTCTTGAGGTTTCAGAAGATGAGCTCCAGGGACACCCTCGTACTTGGATTCAGCTTACTTCAAACGACACCCTATACTCGGATGGACTATGCTATGCCATGATTCTAAGGGAAGCAGGTATCGATGTTAAAGTCCAAGTGGAGGTGGGCTGGCCGCATACCTTTTGGCTCAAGGCTCCTCACCTCGATCATGCCTTGGCCTGCGAGAAACATATGTTGGAGGGATTACGATGGCTTCTAAAGTAGTAGAAGATAAACCCGAACGAGGCGTGGCTTTTCCACTACTTCCTAGCATAGGAGATTTTGATCTGTTGTATGATTGTTCTCTCCGTTGCCTCTTCCACCGTGACAACGTGCTTCAGTAAGCCATTCAGACCCTCCAGTAGAACAATAAAAAAGCAGAAAGAAACAACGACCTACTTTGTTAAACATAATTCAAGGCTGTAAAATGTTGGAATGTATTTCAGATACCAAGCCGTAGATAAGTTGAGGCTTTAATCTTCCTCGTGACAGTCATAGTTTTCGAAGAGGGATTTGCTGTTCTCAAAGATTCGCGCCGAGTATCATGCAAGCCATGAAAAGCGTTTTCAAGAACAGATTTTGGGGCCTGCCATGATAATCCCTCATTGAATACATTGTCGGGGGGTCGTTCGATAGAATGACACCACTTGTTCTTATCGCACAGAACTTTCTGTCGAATTGGGGATGAAGGGAGGATAGACATTATTCGAATCTGCTAACCCTCATAGGTCAGAGAATTCCGGTCCTCGGCCGACATAGAGTAACAGAGATTCTTCAAGTCGGCACAGATCTTCCTGAGAACAAGAATTTGTTCAATAGAATGGTTGGCAATACTGACTACCCAATACCCCTGTATCCTGTTAACTTACCGTTGGATTATGGTCAAGGAGAAACATACCATCCTACCACCTGGTGCAGGAACAAGGATATAAGTTGTCTTCTCGTGCACATCACTCTTGTTATGGGCAAAGATTTGAAAGATACCGTAGACAGTCTTGTTCTGAGGATCAATAGAGTAACTCAAAACTTTCTCTGAAATGGAGCCAGGTTCTAAGTCATCGTCAGCGGCAGCAGTGAGCTGCCTGTCCAGACTTGAGTTGCTATACTTGAACTGCATTAGGAACTGTGGGGGGTAAATGGTTGTGAAGTAGAAATAGTGTCACGCCATAGAGCAACGAACAGAAGATGGAAGGAGTTGAATCAACGGAAGGGGAGGAGTGAATAAACAGAAAAACAGTAGATATTCCAGTTTTAGTATGTAGATTTTGACTTTTTCATCATTCTTTCAAGGCCTATTCACTTACCAAACCATACAATCTTGTGAGCGTGGGTCTCGATACCAAAGTTGTCTACATCTATCAGAAAAGGAGACAGGGTACATAGAGAGATGGATCGCAGGTTCCCTTCGTACGATACAAGGTACTGATTTGTTGAGCTTTGTTCAGCCAACGCTGGTTGCGTGACAGCAGATTACGTTTAAGGCGATTGGCTTGTAACGACCCAACTCAATCAACTTCTGATTTACTTAGAGAACAAGGTTCAGATCATGACTCTGGCGTGTCGTAGTGGTAGAGGTACGGTAAAGAACAACCCACTAGTAACTGAAATGTCACAAGGAGCTGCCTGGAGTGGGAGTTGGATACGATCCCTCCACACCGAACACGCGGCAGGTAT
This genomic interval carries:
- a CDS encoding uncharacterized protein (expressed protein), which encodes MQFKYSNSSLDRQLTAAADDDLEPGSISEKVLSYSIDPQNKTVYGIFQIFAHNKSDVHEKTTYILVPAPGGRMGYWVVSIANHSIEQILVLRKICADLKNLCYSMSAEDRNSLTYEG
- a CDS encoding NAC domain-containing protein, whose protein sequence is MSNPRVEELPDEEPKKTTVQEHEDDSSDDSEVEEVGEGQLPAGSTVIHNRNEKKARKALEKLHLTRIPGITRVTLRRPKNILFVINNPEVYKSPNSNTYIVFGEAKIEDVNAAAQQAAAAQLASANAEDHSGHNHGEPSKAAETAEEKKDKEDEEEEEEDDDEEVDASGLEDKDIELVMTQANVSRNKAVKALKENDNDIVNSIMALSI
- a CDS encoding Alpha/Beta hydrolase protein — its product is MVFPGPELESYVFKTAPQLDAAWLAHEEEVKKKGPPRVFNSVEERQPIYAQECRDLYAQVTAPGTRDHELSQGVTKKEFTIPSSVDGHPIPVLQLDLTGTEAEEPEIIVIFYHGGGLRVGEADSEELSCRHIVKSGIARIRLYSVGYRLLPQNPATVCRSDSLDGFRKFHNPKIKTIVVGSSSGGQMASAVAQAAPPGSIHGLLLRCPVTGDRASGEEFVPEKLRPYHTSVSQTFITSLGGYLHRNTPRDGLEKLPLEVSEDELQGHPRTWIQLTSNDTLYSDGLCYAMILREAGIDVKVQVEVGWPHTFWLKAPHLDHALACEKHMLEGLRWLLK